The following coding sequences are from one Capsicum annuum cultivar UCD-10X-F1 chromosome 3, UCD10Xv1.1, whole genome shotgun sequence window:
- the LOC107862683 gene encoding uncharacterized protein LOC107862683, with protein MDGRGGCCIARYAAGGGGAYDMSKVDRIMLRYRPIAPKPAAGGSVSGATTPPQKTEVTPSTGRWKRRYVKDHNKNGNSSSSNKKSNSGTSTGRKRKAASPEENESSGKTVSGGETVVTLPLLSESPERKEDSPTDHLVKKNEKNAPIWLSFGGNQGRVSNNNNNNDINGQLQLLQGYGGGVGMDRSRVMFPQPVRVVGSWVKVESVTDAWVEVYGLGRTDEEKFVNLGQDTCPGFISDGLNRVRWANKAYKDLVGDGGPAGEVVVWLVMKEDVPLPESKTTAAFTCKVRVVRCGKEKNSLILPCDVWRMDGGGFAWRLDTEAALSLGRWFGWWQVIYLC; from the exons ATGGATGGGAGAGGAGGGTGTTGTATAGCTAGGTACGCGGCGGGGGGTGGGGGAGCGTACGATATGTCAAAGGTGGACCGGATAATGCTGCGGTATAGACCTATTGCGCCGAAACCGGCAGCCGGTGGTTCTGTTTCCGGAGCTACTACTCCGCCGCAGAAGACTGAGGTTACTCCAAGTACTGGACGGTGGAAGAGAAGGTACGTTAAAGATCACAATAAAAATGGTAATAGTAGTAGTTCTAACAAGAAATCCAATAGCGGAACTAGTACCGGTAGGAAAAGGAAAGCGGCTTCACCTGAAGAAAATGAATCTAGTGGTAAAACGGTGTCTGGTGGTGAAACCGTAGTGACGCTGCCGTTATTGTCGGAGAGTCCGGAAAGGAAGGAGGACTCTCCGACGGATCATTTGGTGAAGAAAAACGAAAAGAATGCTCCGATCTGGTTGAGTTTTGGTGGTAATCAAGGGCGTGTcagtaataataacaacaataatgataTTAATGGTCAGTTGCAGTTGCTGCAGGGGTACGGAGGAGGAGTTGGTATGGATCGTTCTAGAGTGATGTTTCCTCAGCCAGTACGGGTAGTGGGGTCATGGGTAAAAGTGGAAAGCGTAACCGACGCGTGGGTGGAAGTATATGGGTTAGGACGTACAGATGAGGAGAAATTTGTAAATCTCGGGCAGGACACCTGTCCAGGGTTTATATCAGACGGTTTAAACAGAGTTAGGTGGGCCAACAAGGCCTACAAAGATCTGGTAGGTGATGGAGGCCCCGCAGGGGAAGTAGTTGTTTGGCTGGTGATGAAGGAAGATGTGCCTCTGCCGGAGAGCAAAACAACGGCGGCGTTCACCTGCAAAGTGAGGGTGGTTAGGTGCGGAAAGGAGAAGAATTCATTGATTCTGCCGTGCGATGTGTGGAGGATGGACGGCGGAGGATTTGCATGGAGGTTGGATACAGAAGCAGCGCTCTCCTTGGGGCG gtggTTTGGGTGGTGGCAAGTGATTTACTTATGCTAG